The Papaver somniferum cultivar HN1 chromosome 6, ASM357369v1, whole genome shotgun sequence genome segment ACTTAGCGCCTGATGTCATTACATACACTTCTGTGATACAAAGTTTTTGTGAGCAAAGTAGGGAAAATGAGGCCCTCAGAATTTTGGAACAAATGGGTAGCCAAGGTTGTCCTGCATATCGTATTACAGTTAGTACTTTGATCAAAGGTCTATGCAATGAGGGCCTTATAGACGAAGCTTATAAGCTGATTGACAAAGTGGTTGCAGATGGAAGCGTTACACTCGAGGGTGTTACAGTTATCTACTTATGTGATTTATTGCATAAGTAATAATATGGAAGAAGCAGTGAAACTCTTCAAGCAGATGCTGGCAAGTGAAATTAAGCCTGGCGGGTTGGCATCTATTTCTTTCATTAAGCAACTTTGTTTACAGGAACAGTTCTTGAGGCATTGGAGTGATACATTGAGATGTAAAAGAAATATTTACTCAACACATGTTGATCCAGATATTTATTCGATTCTTTTAATTGATCTTTCTCAAGAAGGTCA includes the following:
- the LOC113291355 gene encoding pentatricopeptide repeat-containing protein At5g47360-like, producing the protein MEEAVKLFKQMLASEIKPGGLASISFIKQLCLQEQFLRHWSDTLRCKRNIYSTHVDPDIYSILLIDLSQEGHLVEAANVVSVMVENRIQLKSPYLDNIDVLLSRIGEKVLARRLMSLK